The following proteins are encoded in a genomic region of Amia ocellicauda isolate fAmiCal2 chromosome 6, fAmiCal2.hap1, whole genome shotgun sequence:
- the LOC136751639 gene encoding aerolysin-like protein → MSYPTTLYQIGGRGGGPFSFTGQDNGATLQKLGVWVEGWQVKAVKVWLTDGRNQTFGNPSGPYQEYTFQPGECFTSMSLWGNGAGTRLGAIKFKTNLPGEFFAKMTSWPLKTEYHIDVGSGVCLGVQGRSGADIDLMGFMFLNAIQSAALTNVNYPTINQVIPQVNVEEIKSITYHNDTSVQQEHKLETSKKIIKKSSWSLSTSISTTVSTEVKAGIPEVAEIRNGFSFTIGVQGSYGQENTEERMETLSFPIIVPPGKTVKCSITVGRASIDLPYTGTMKITCKNGSVLQYETRGEYRGLTYTDIKTETKEV, encoded by the coding sequence ATGTCGTACCCAACAACTCTGTATCAGATCGGTGGCAGAGGAGGTGGTCCATTTTCCTTTACTGGACAGGACAATGGTGCCACATTGCAGAAGCTGGGAGTGTGGGTGGAAGGGTGGCAGGTGAAGGCTGTCAAGGTCTGGCTTACAGATGGGAGAAATCAAACTTTTGGAAATCCATCTGGACCATATCAAGAGTATACATTCCAACCTGGTGAGTGTTTCACCTCAATGTCCCTGTGGGGCAACGGAGCTGGGACACGTCTCGGAGCCATCAAATTCAAGACCAACCTGCCTGGAGAATTTTTTGCGAAAATGACCAGCTGGCCATTGAAAACCGAGTACCATATTGATGTCGGCTCTGGAGTGTGTCTGGGTGTTCAAGGAAGAAGTGGTGCAGACATTGACCTCATGGGTTTCATGTTCCTCAACGCAATCCAGTCAGCAGCTCTGACAAATGTCAACTACCCCACTATAAACCAAGTGATACCACAGGTGAATGTGGAGGAAATTAAATCCATTACTTACCACAATGACACCTCAGTCCAACAGGAGCACAAGCTTGAAACCTCcaagaaaataatcaaaaagTCTTCATGGTCTTTGAGTACCAGCATTTCTACAACTGTGAGTACAGAAGTGAAGGCCGGGATTCCAGAGGTTGCAGAAATTAGAAACGGTTTTAGCTTTACCATTGGAGTACAAGGCAGTTATGGCCAAGAGAACACAGAGGAGAGAATGGAAACCCTGTCCTTTCCCATAATAGTGCCTCCTGGGAAGACTGTGAAATGTAGTATCACAGTTGGTCGAGCCAGTATTGACCTCCCTTACACTGGCACAATGAAAATAACCTGCAAGAATGGTAGCGTACTTCAGTATGAAACCAGAGGTGAATACAGAGGCCTCACTTACACTGATATTAAAACAGAAACTAAAGAAGTTTAA